The stretch of DNA GCGGGTTCGTGACGGTCCCCGTCATCCTCTGGGCCGAGGCAGGGCTGGGTGACACGGCGGCGCAGGTCGCAGTCGCCACGTCCGCCGCGGTCATGCTGATCAACGCCGCCGTCGCCACCGCTGCGACACCCCGCACGGTGCTCCGGCGGTTACAGCGGTCGCGCGGACTCCCCTTGCTTCTCGGACTCGGGGGTATTGCGGGCGCACTACTCGCGCGCGACGTGCCGGGTGCCGTCATCCAGTGGGGGTTCGTGATCTACCTGGTCGCGACGATCGTCGACGTCCTGCTGCGACCGGGATTCGTCCGTCCGAAAGCGCCGCCGACGACGCATCCGCAGCAGCAGTTCGCGATCCCGACCCCGCTCGGACTGCCGATCGGCGCGACCGCGGCGTTCCTCGGAGTCGGCGGCAGCGTCATGACGGTGCCACTCCCGCGCCGCGCCGGCGAGGGAATGGGTGTGGCCACGACCCTCGCGAACCCGCTGACCCTCGCGATCAGCCTCCCGGCGGCCCTCACCTTCCTCGCCGCCGGCGGACCCGAGTCGACGTCTGGGACCGCACTCGTCGGATCGGTCGACGTGGCCGCGGCGCTCGCACTGCTTCTCGGCGCGCTTCCCGTGATCGTCGTCCTGCGGCGGCGCCCACCGTGCCTGCCCGACCGTGTCCACGCGGTCAGCTATGTGCTCCTCCTCGTCGCGGTCACCATCACCACCGCGGCAGCGGCACTACGGTGACCGGGCGTCGCCGCCCCAGCCCTAATCGTGTGCCCGCTCCACAACCCAGGCCGCGACCTGGGTCCGGGAGGTGAAACCCAGTTTCGCCAGGATGTGCTCCACATGACCTTATGCGGTGCGCGGTGATATCACCAGGCGGTCGGCGATGGCCTGATTGGTCAGGCCTTCGGCGATCAGATCGGCGACCTGGCGTTCCCGCTTGGTCAGTCGCGTCGACGCGTCGGCGTCTCGTGTGGTGGTGCCGGACTGTTGCTCGTGGAGGGCGTAGGCGATTGCCGCGTCGAAGCCGAGCTGTTCACCTTTGCGGTGGGCCGCTCCGAATGCTTTGTCCCCGATCTCCTTCCGGGATTCATTTTCGCAGTCCTGATGGTAGACAAGCAGATTGGAATGTATGATCACAGCGCTGCCCACCGACCGCGCCAGCCCTTCCGCGGCTCCCATCAGCACTGCGGCCCGAGTCGGGTCGCGCCGCTCGGAGGCGATCCAGGCCAGCGCCTCGAGTCCGGCCGCGACGACGCGGGGACTGCGCACCTGCCGCGTCAGCTCCAGGGATTGTTCGAGGAGCCGGACCGAACGATCGGCATCCCCCTGTCGCCACATGGCGATGCCCAGAGCCCACAGCGAGTGGGACCGATACATTTTCTCGCCGTATCGTTCCGTGATCGAGAGTGCACGTTCGTGGCATTCGATCGCCTGGTCCGTCAGGCCGGACAGTCCGTAGGCCACACCCAACGGGTACAGGATGCTGACTTCGAGTGTGCGATCCTTGCGTGCGGTGAACTCCGCGAGTGCGGTTTCCAGTTGCGAGCATGCTCGCGCGAGATCCCCTCTGTAGAGGGCCAGCATGCCGTCGGAACAGTCGACGTAAGCACGCATCACGGGGTCGCTCGTGTGCGCGGTGAGGGTCCGCGCCTCCTCGACGAGCGCTGTTCCGGCCTCGAGGTCGCCCTGAGCGAAGGTCATCACGCTGCAGCCGTAGATCGCCTTGATCGAATCCAAGGTGGGTGGGCCACTGCGGCGGGCGAGCAGTTGGTCGAGCC from Rhodococcus opacus B4 encodes:
- a CDS encoding sulfite exporter TauE/SafE family protein, translated to MFVLLLIGLVTGVTTVLFGFGGGFVTVPVILWAEAGLGDTAAQVAVATSAAVMLINAAVATAATPRTVLRRLQRSRGLPLLLGLGGIAGALLARDVPGAVIQWGFVIYLVATIVDVLLRPGFVRPKAPPTTHPQQQFAIPTPLGLPIGATAAFLGVGGSVMTVPLPRRAGEGMGVATTLANPLTLAISLPAALTFLAAGGPESTSGTALVGSVDVAAALALLLGALPVIVVLRRRPPCLPDRVHAVSYVLLLVAVTITTAAAALR